The DNA window CCGGGGATCGCCCGAGTCATTGCCGACATTCCCCGAGACCTGGTTTCCGAAATCATCGTAGTCGACAACGGGAGCACCGATCGGACCGCCATGAAGGCGCGGGAGGCCGGCGCCCGGGTCGTTTTCCAATCCGACCGCGGCTACGGCGCCGCCTGTCTGGCCGGGATTGCCGCCCTGCCCCCGGCTACCGAGGTGGTTCTCTTTCTGGACGGCGATTACAGCGACGACCCCGCCCAGGCCAGCGATCTGCTCCGCGTCCTGGAGGAACAACAGGCGGACCTGGTGCTGGGCTCCCGGACCCGGGGATGCCCGCAACCGGGTTCCCTGACCCCGCAGCAGCGGTTCGGCAACTGGTTGTCGACCACTATTATTCGACTGATTTACGGCCACGCCTATACCGACCTGGGGCCTTTTCGAGCTATTCGGCGGGAAGCGCTGTCCAGGCTCGACATGCAGGATCGAACCTACGGCTGGACGGTGGAAATGCAGGTCAAAGCCCTGCAGCAGGAGCTCAAGGTAGTGGAAATTCCCGTCAGCTATCGGCCGCGCCTGGGCCGCTCCAAGGTTTCGGGGACGCTCTCGGGAACGGTCAAGGCGGGATTCAAGATCCTGTGGACCATCGCCCGGCTGAGCCTCCGCCACCCCTCCTCCTGATGGGGCTAAAACTATCCCTTCGGGCGGATCATGCGAGAGTGAAACAGGAGCCTCTTACGAACCTCGGAGACTGGGCCCCCC is part of the Acidobacteriota bacterium genome and encodes:
- a CDS encoding glycosyltransferase family 2 protein — protein: MTTPPASVIIPVYNEEPGIARVIADIPRDLVSEIIVVDNGSTDRTAMKAREAGARVVFQSDRGYGAACLAGIAALPPATEVVLFLDGDYSDDPAQASDLLRVLEEQQADLVLGSRTRGCPQPGSLTPQQRFGNWLSTTIIRLIYGHAYTDLGPFRAIRREALSRLDMQDRTYGWTVEMQVKALQQELKVVEIPVSYRPRLGRSKVSGTLSGTVKAGFKILWTIARLSLRHPSS